In a genomic window of Corynebacterium coyleae:
- a CDS encoding transposase translates to MPRKYSDQFRQQCIDEVLMFGKTRGAVAQEYGVSSSSLGRWVAKAEGTLGTGSGSHMRAADAASQDPAEMAKRIKELERENEFLKKAAAFFATEHTTRTSSR, encoded by the coding sequence ATGCCACGTAAGTATTCGGATCAGTTTCGTCAGCAGTGCATTGATGAGGTGTTGATGTTCGGCAAGACTCGTGGTGCCGTGGCCCAGGAGTACGGGGTGTCGTCCTCGTCGTTGGGACGCTGGGTGGCCAAAGCCGAAGGCACCTTGGGCACTGGTTCCGGCAGCCACATGCGCGCTGCTGATGCCGCGTCGCAGGACCCGGCAGAGATGGCAAAGCGGATCAAAGAGCTCGAGCGTGAAAACGAGTTTTTAAAAAAAGCGGCCGCCTTCTTCGCCACGGAGCACACCACGAGGACCTCTTCGCGGTAA
- a CDS encoding integrase core domain-containing protein: MAISSHTRRKIADFDPVRDGKTIKQFCKDEQISRQTFHNVRDRIARRGRAGILPDSTAPTNPARKYTEADRQAVIDARFTLQEQGLDYGPLSIFYHLFDTIGPERTPSRSTIANWLHDAGVVDANARKRPRSSYKRFARDFVCELWQIDAVVYRLFDVEHTQVTIYQVIDDASRFDVGTKAFPRPENGEDARITLKEAFDRYRKPQEILSDNSEAFATYHRGRLSATEVWLAKQGVLAIAGFAPTTQGKDERSHRTLVQFLDARTPETFDELQKALAAYREVYNKHRRHQSLLVGKMHITPEQAWETFPQAESPTTPLDPEAVWQRVVDYNLANNPHAKPKPAYTNDPGEAATSPRVNTDRAITTPGASHTDTTSIDPYEAVKKQRFDIPLELTISRHGAVHILGYPLYVGLRFKSRKLLSHVTADNVAEFFTAHDGEFLFSVPLPIKLKHRPTGGQININHVEGMKHRQPPQLRPNLSKPRPKRRKPKH, encoded by the coding sequence ATGGCTATTTCATCGCACACACGCAGAAAGATCGCGGATTTCGATCCGGTCCGCGACGGAAAAACCATCAAGCAGTTTTGCAAGGATGAGCAGATCTCACGACAGACGTTTCATAACGTCAGGGATCGTATTGCTCGCCGTGGGCGGGCGGGTATTTTGCCGGACAGTACCGCGCCGACAAATCCCGCCCGCAAATACACCGAAGCGGATCGCCAAGCAGTCATCGATGCCCGATTCACGTTGCAAGAGCAGGGGCTAGACTACGGCCCGTTGTCGATCTTCTACCACCTGTTTGACACAATCGGCCCGGAGCGCACTCCATCTCGGTCGACCATCGCGAATTGGCTGCACGACGCTGGAGTAGTTGACGCGAATGCCCGCAAGCGCCCACGCAGTTCGTATAAGCGGTTTGCCCGCGACTTTGTGTGTGAACTGTGGCAGATCGATGCTGTGGTCTACCGGCTATTCGACGTCGAACATACCCAGGTCACGATCTATCAAGTTATTGATGACGCCAGCAGATTCGATGTTGGCACAAAAGCGTTTCCCCGGCCTGAAAACGGCGAGGATGCTCGCATCACCTTGAAAGAAGCATTCGACCGATACCGCAAACCGCAGGAAATCTTGTCGGACAACAGTGAAGCGTTTGCCACCTACCATCGCGGTCGTCTATCAGCCACAGAAGTTTGGTTGGCGAAGCAAGGTGTGCTGGCAATTGCTGGCTTCGCCCCAACTACGCAAGGCAAAGACGAACGCTCCCACCGCACGTTGGTGCAGTTTCTCGACGCACGCACACCGGAAACATTCGACGAACTGCAAAAAGCGCTTGCGGCCTACCGCGAGGTCTACAACAAACATCGGCGACATCAAAGCCTGCTCGTCGGCAAGATGCACATCACTCCCGAACAAGCCTGGGAAACGTTCCCGCAGGCTGAATCACCTACAACTCCGCTTGATCCTGAAGCGGTCTGGCAGCGCGTTGTCGACTACAACCTCGCCAACAACCCCCATGCAAAGCCGAAGCCTGCATACACAAACGACCCCGGGGAAGCTGCCACTTCACCCAGGGTCAACACCGATCGTGCAATCACCACGCCAGGTGCATCGCATACGGATACGACCAGCATAGACCCGTATGAAGCAGTCAAAAAGCAGCGCTTTGATATCCCCTTGGAACTGACCATCAGCCGCCACGGGGCAGTTCACATCCTCGGATACCCGCTGTATGTCGGATTGAGATTCAAAAGCCGCAAACTGCTCAGCCACGTTACTGCCGATAACGTCGCTGAATTCTTCACCGCACACGACGGAGAATTCCTCTTCAGTGTGCCGCTACCGATCAAGCTCAAACACCGCCCCACCGGTGGACAGATCAACATCAACCACGTCGAAGGCATGAAACACCGCCAACCACCCCAGCTGCGCCCCAACCTATCCAAACCCCGGCCAAAAAGACGCAAACCGAAACACTAG
- a CDS encoding FUSC family protein, whose protein sequence is MAKQRMGTRARLQLVDKSLQSRVKRVRKRLLPILQIALAAGFAYYIAHDVMGHARPFFAPIATVIIIGMTGGDRVSKSVEMAMGCVLGVLVGDLIFYRLGAGGWQIAVIVAGSLLIASFLSKSVLVNNQAAIGSILIATIMPPGSEFTGVDRTIDAIIGCLIAMAVIALVPQAPMSEARAEVSKVMGIVSSVLDDVATGLRERNPNIIDEALEQIRGTQTGIDDLAAAIKSGEEASRVSPFLWGTRRYINSLARVIPPVDNAVRTSRVLARRAHVLVEDSDTITEQQIELLDTLSRVCLELSEVYDVNSRVAQATVIPECVNELRAAGQAAGMDIVPKDAVLSAYAILAQTRSLIVDLLMVCGMSRESALAALVPTSTTPKYEPETFDFD, encoded by the coding sequence ATGGCTAAGCAGAGGATGGGCACGCGCGCGCGTCTGCAGTTGGTTGATAAGTCGCTGCAGTCGCGGGTGAAGCGTGTGCGGAAGCGGTTGTTGCCAATTTTGCAGATCGCCTTGGCCGCCGGGTTCGCGTACTACATTGCGCACGACGTGATGGGTCACGCCCGGCCGTTTTTCGCCCCGATTGCCACGGTGATCATCATTGGCATGACGGGCGGCGACCGTGTGTCGAAGTCGGTGGAGATGGCCATGGGCTGCGTGCTCGGCGTGCTGGTGGGCGACCTGATTTTCTACCGGCTCGGCGCCGGCGGCTGGCAGATCGCGGTGATTGTCGCTGGGTCGTTGTTGATCGCGTCGTTTTTGAGCAAGTCGGTTCTGGTGAATAACCAGGCTGCGATCGGTTCGATCCTGATCGCGACAATCATGCCGCCTGGTAGCGAGTTCACCGGCGTGGACCGCACTATCGACGCCATCATCGGCTGCCTGATCGCAATGGCAGTCATCGCCCTGGTGCCTCAGGCTCCGATGTCGGAGGCCCGCGCGGAAGTGTCCAAAGTGATGGGCATCGTCTCTTCGGTTCTCGACGACGTGGCCACCGGCCTCCGCGAACGCAACCCCAACATCATCGACGAGGCCCTCGAGCAGATCCGTGGCACCCAAACGGGTATCGATGACTTAGCCGCCGCGATCAAGTCCGGCGAAGAAGCCAGCCGTGTCTCCCCGTTTTTGTGGGGCACTCGCCGCTACATCAACTCCCTGGCGCGCGTGATCCCGCCGGTGGACAACGCGGTGCGTACCTCCCGTGTGCTCGCGCGCCGGGCTCACGTTCTTGTCGAGGACAGCGACACCATCACCGAACAACAAATCGAGCTCTTGGACACCTTGTCCCGCGTCTGCCTCGAACTTTCCGAGGTCTACGACGTGAACTCCCGCGTCGCCCAGGCCACCGTCATCCCGGAATGCGTCAACGAGTTGCGTGCTGCGGGCCAGGCCGCCGGCATGGATATCGTCCCCAAGGATGCCGTCCTGTCCGCCTACGCCATCCTCGCGCAGACCCGCTCCCTGATCGTGGACCTGCTGATGGTGTGCGGCATGTCCCGCGAGTCCGCCCTCGCCGCCCTGGTGCCTACTTCCACGACGCCGAAGTACGAGCCCGAAACCTTCGACTTCGACTAG
- the fbaA gene encoding class II fructose-bisphosphate aldolase, producing the protein MPIATPEVYNQMLDSAKKGGYAFPAINCTSSETINAAIKGFAEAESDGIIQFSIGGAEFASGQAVKNKVTGAKALAAFAHEVAKHYDVNIALHTDHCQKEVLDDYVRPLIAYSQERVNAGELPLFQSHMWDGSAVPIDENLEIAQELLAKARAANIILEVEIGVVGGEEDGVEAKAGANLYTSEEDFAKTVDALGTGENGRYLLAATFGNVHGVYKPGNVKLRPEVLDMGQKVAEKKLGLAAGTNPFDFVFHGGSGSEKEKIEESLRYGVIKMNVDTDTQYAFTRPVVSHMFENYDGVLKIDGEVGNKKMYDPRSYLKKAENAMAARVIEACQDLHSVGKSVSK; encoded by the coding sequence ATGCCTATCGCAACCCCCGAGGTCTATAACCAGATGCTGGATTCCGCCAAGAAGGGCGGCTACGCGTTTCCGGCGATTAACTGCACGTCTTCGGAGACGATCAACGCGGCCATCAAGGGGTTCGCGGAGGCGGAGTCGGACGGCATCATTCAGTTCTCCATCGGTGGTGCGGAGTTTGCGTCTGGTCAGGCTGTGAAGAACAAGGTGACGGGCGCGAAGGCGTTGGCTGCGTTTGCGCATGAGGTGGCGAAGCATTACGACGTCAACATTGCACTGCACACCGACCACTGCCAGAAGGAAGTGCTCGACGACTATGTGCGTCCGCTGATCGCATACTCCCAGGAACGCGTGAATGCCGGCGAGCTGCCGCTGTTCCAGTCTCACATGTGGGATGGTTCCGCGGTTCCTATCGACGAGAACCTGGAGATCGCCCAGGAACTCCTTGCTAAGGCTCGCGCTGCGAACATCATTCTCGAGGTGGAGATTGGTGTCGTCGGTGGCGAAGAGGACGGCGTTGAGGCGAAGGCCGGCGCGAACCTGTACACCTCGGAGGAGGACTTCGCCAAGACCGTTGATGCCCTGGGTACCGGCGAGAATGGCCGCTACCTGCTGGCCGCCACCTTTGGCAACGTCCACGGCGTGTACAAGCCGGGCAACGTGAAGCTGCGCCCCGAGGTCCTGGACATGGGCCAGAAGGTTGCGGAGAAGAAGCTCGGTCTGGCTGCGGGCACGAACCCGTTCGACTTCGTCTTCCACGGCGGTTCCGGCTCGGAGAAGGAGAAGATCGAGGAGTCCTTGCGTTACGGCGTGATCAAGATGAACGTGGACACGGATACTCAGTACGCGTTCACTCGCCCGGTTGTGTCGCACATGTTTGAGAACTACGACGGTGTGCTCAAGATTGATGGCGAGGTGGGCAACAAGAAGATGTACGACCCGCGTTCCTACCTGAAGAAGGCCGAGAACGCTATGGCTGCGCGCGTCATCGAGGCGTGCCAGGACCTCCACTCGGTGGGCAAGTCGGTTTCCAAGTAA
- a CDS encoding glycoside hydrolase family 76 protein translates to MPETWAHRADLAESAITERHAQKLWMLPKTNMAVVAWPPGLKDKLFWHWHYWWQAQYLDCQVDAAMRRPTKTRRRRILQTMRTIQGRSRGRLTRNIYYDDKAWLALAWARAGQLPKNNGKVSSKRSKVLEDLEFDLLSGIDPVVGVLPWRTGETFYNIPSNATAAMVFARTGRLDKAREIVDWIFDNLVREDGLLSDGVRMRMSGPEVVDKIYTYNQGTVLGASLEIALALREDVGLAHDEPIDSFENSERADASMFYITHIRAIVQAIALEMATPHGVLLSPPEESGEGDGGLFKGILARYLADVATRLPEDSKENIATKKIAARLVMQSAESLWSHRLEVDGLPVFAAEWTEDARLPHNYGLGPASISEAVGLVRIDERDLSVQLSGWMLLEAAAKVSAAMA, encoded by the coding sequence GTGCCTGAAACCTGGGCGCATCGTGCTGATTTGGCGGAATCGGCAATTACTGAACGTCACGCCCAGAAGCTCTGGATGTTGCCGAAAACCAACATGGCGGTCGTCGCCTGGCCGCCGGGGCTGAAAGACAAGCTGTTTTGGCACTGGCACTACTGGTGGCAGGCGCAGTACCTGGATTGCCAGGTGGATGCGGCGATGCGACGTCCGACGAAGACGCGTCGGCGCCGGATCCTCCAGACGATGCGCACGATCCAGGGGCGTAGCCGCGGCCGCTTGACCCGCAACATTTACTACGACGACAAGGCGTGGCTCGCGCTTGCCTGGGCGCGTGCGGGACAGTTGCCGAAGAATAACGGCAAGGTGTCGTCGAAACGCTCGAAGGTGCTCGAGGATCTGGAGTTTGACCTGCTCTCGGGCATCGACCCGGTGGTGGGCGTGCTGCCGTGGCGTACGGGGGAGACGTTCTACAACATTCCGTCGAACGCGACCGCCGCGATGGTGTTCGCGCGCACGGGCCGGTTGGATAAGGCGCGCGAGATCGTCGACTGGATCTTTGACAACCTGGTGCGCGAGGACGGTCTGCTCAGCGACGGTGTTCGGATGCGCATGTCGGGGCCTGAGGTCGTCGATAAGATTTACACCTACAACCAGGGCACGGTGCTCGGCGCGAGCCTGGAGATCGCGCTCGCGCTGCGCGAGGATGTCGGCCTGGCCCACGACGAACCCATCGACTCGTTCGAAAACTCCGAGCGCGCCGATGCTTCCATGTTCTACATCACCCACATCCGCGCGATCGTGCAGGCCATCGCCCTGGAGATGGCCACCCCGCACGGCGTGCTGCTGAGCCCACCGGAGGAGTCCGGCGAGGGCGACGGCGGCCTGTTCAAGGGCATCCTCGCGCGCTACCTCGCCGACGTGGCCACGCGTCTGCCGGAGGATTCGAAGGAGAACATCGCCACGAAGAAGATCGCGGCGCGTCTGGTCATGCAGTCCGCCGAGTCGCTGTGGTCGCACCGCCTGGAGGTCGACGGCCTGCCGGTTTTCGCCGCGGAGTGGACCGAGGATGCGCGGCTGCCGCATAACTATGGGTTGGGGCCGGCGTCGATTAGCGAGGCCGTGGGGCTCGTGCGTATCGACGAACGCGACCTCTCCGTCCAACTCTCCGGCTGGATGCTGCTTGAAGCAGCGGCGAAGGTGTCTGCAGCAATGGCGTAA
- a CDS encoding TrmH family RNA methyltransferase has product MEGRHGVGPWEGEWPDDPRYDPEYLEHGDTRNVVDAYRYWSLDAVVADLDTRRHPFHVAIENFENDMNIGTVVRTANAFLAKEVHIVGRKRWNRRGAMVTDRYQHIRHHETVADLIEWANGEGIAVVAIDNTPGCVPLETAELPRECVLLFGQEGPGVTEAAQEAAVMTCSIAQFGSTRSINAGVAAGIAMHAWIRQHADLSHAW; this is encoded by the coding sequence ATGGAGGGCCGACACGGTGTGGGCCCCTGGGAGGGCGAGTGGCCGGATGATCCGCGCTACGACCCGGAGTACCTCGAACACGGCGACACCCGAAACGTCGTCGACGCCTACCGTTACTGGTCGCTGGACGCGGTCGTCGCAGATCTGGATACGCGCCGGCACCCGTTCCATGTCGCTATTGAGAACTTTGAAAACGACATGAACATCGGCACCGTCGTGCGCACCGCGAACGCGTTTCTGGCCAAGGAGGTCCACATCGTGGGCCGGAAGCGTTGGAACCGGCGCGGCGCGATGGTGACGGACCGCTACCAACATATTCGTCACCACGAAACGGTCGCGGATCTCATCGAGTGGGCGAACGGCGAGGGCATCGCTGTCGTGGCCATCGATAACACCCCCGGATGCGTACCCCTGGAAACAGCCGAGCTGCCCCGCGAGTGCGTGCTCCTCTTCGGGCAGGAAGGCCCCGGCGTGACCGAGGCCGCCCAGGAGGCGGCGGTGATGACCTGCTCAATCGCCCAATTCGGCTCGACGCGCTCGATTAACGCGGGCGTGGCGGCGGGGATCGCCATGCATGCCTGGATCCGCCAGCATGCAGACCTGTCTCACGCGTGGTAG
- the pyrE gene encoding orotate phosphoribosyltransferase — translation MMKEQLAELVKELAVVHGKVTLSSGKEADYYVDLRRATLHHEASPLIGKLLRELTADLDFDAVGGLTLGADPVATAVMHAEGRPIDAFVVRKEAKKHGMQRRIEGPSIKGKRVLVVEDTTTTGNSPLTAVEACRAEGAEVVAVATVVDRATGADKVIADAGLEYRYLLGLEDLGLA, via the coding sequence ATGATGAAAGAACAACTTGCTGAACTGGTCAAAGAGCTTGCCGTGGTGCACGGGAAGGTAACGCTGTCGTCGGGCAAGGAGGCTGATTACTACGTGGATCTGCGTCGCGCGACGCTGCACCACGAGGCCAGCCCGCTGATCGGCAAACTGCTGCGTGAACTGACCGCTGATCTGGACTTCGACGCTGTTGGCGGCCTGACCCTGGGCGCGGACCCAGTGGCTACTGCCGTGATGCATGCGGAGGGGCGCCCGATCGACGCGTTTGTGGTGCGCAAGGAAGCGAAGAAGCACGGTATGCAGCGCCGCATCGAGGGCCCGTCCATCAAGGGCAAGCGCGTGCTGGTTGTGGAGGACACCACCACGACCGGCAACTCCCCGCTGACCGCCGTGGAGGCCTGCCGTGCGGAGGGCGCCGAGGTGGTTGCGGTGGCCACGGTGGTCGATCGTGCGACGGGTGCGGACAAGGTGATTGCGGACGCCGGCCTGGAGTACCGCTACCTGCTGGGCCTGGAGGATCTCGGGCTTGCCTGA
- a CDS encoding sulfurtransferase codes for MSVFVSAADLNERIQAGLKQTVIASLWEPEAGKAWSKFQSEHVPTALFCDPSSQLAGLPGRKAGRNPLPAFGVVKKAVANWGIEEDRPVYIYDGGNGLFAARTWWILRWVGVTDVHIVDGGFAAWKREKLPTVAGPGGIVVPREPERLEPGSMPTASMEDVREFEGMILDARSARRFAGRREILDLRAGHIPGAVNLPVTDLFDDTTHLIKDTNTIRGRLAEVGITQNTDPQSVITYSGSGNHSAKLLAAMEHAGLPVLTHYVGGWSQWSANKENRVVTRV; via the coding sequence ATGAGCGTTTTCGTTTCTGCCGCGGATCTCAATGAACGTATTCAGGCTGGCCTGAAGCAGACCGTTATTGCTTCGCTGTGGGAGCCGGAGGCCGGTAAGGCGTGGTCGAAGTTTCAGTCCGAGCATGTGCCGACGGCGTTGTTTTGTGATCCGTCGTCGCAGTTGGCGGGGCTGCCGGGTCGCAAGGCGGGGCGTAACCCGTTGCCGGCGTTTGGTGTGGTGAAGAAGGCGGTTGCGAATTGGGGGATCGAGGAGGATCGCCCGGTGTACATCTACGACGGTGGCAACGGGCTGTTCGCGGCGCGCACGTGGTGGATTCTGCGTTGGGTGGGCGTGACTGATGTGCACATCGTGGATGGTGGGTTTGCGGCGTGGAAGCGCGAGAAGCTCCCCACGGTGGCGGGTCCGGGTGGCATTGTGGTGCCGCGCGAGCCGGAGCGCCTGGAGCCGGGGAGTATGCCGACGGCGTCGATGGAGGATGTCCGCGAGTTTGAGGGCATGATCCTGGACGCGAGGAGCGCGCGCCGTTTCGCGGGTCGCCGCGAGATCCTGGACCTGCGCGCGGGTCACATTCCGGGTGCGGTGAATCTGCCGGTGACAGATCTTTTCGACGACACCACGCACCTGATCAAGGACACCAACACCATCCGAGGCCGCCTGGCGGAGGTCGGCATTACCCAGAACACGGACCCGCAGAGCGTGATTACGTATTCGGGTTCGGGCAACCACTCAGCGAAGTTGTTGGCGGCGATGGAGCACGCTGGCCTGCCTGTGTTGACGCACTATGTGGGCGGTTGGTCGCAGTGGAGTGCGAATAAGGAGAATCGCGTGGTTACGCGTGTTTAG
- a CDS encoding DUF4265 domain-containing protein yields MQPTTTILTRVVIPGVESEQLRAQQIGSNLFVVASVPFVDTTLALGDIVECVLVGGAFHVDRVVVRGGASTVRVLPEDESPHEIAATLLAFGCRVELGPGGMLAASIGADCPREGIAEWLGGLAEQGAIQLAPGYMA; encoded by the coding sequence ATGCAGCCGACTACGACGATTCTCACCCGTGTTGTCATTCCTGGTGTGGAGAGTGAGCAGCTTCGGGCTCAGCAGATTGGGTCGAATTTGTTTGTGGTGGCGAGTGTGCCGTTCGTCGATACGACGCTCGCGCTGGGGGACATTGTGGAGTGCGTGCTGGTCGGGGGTGCGTTCCATGTGGATCGTGTGGTGGTGCGTGGGGGCGCGTCGACGGTGCGTGTGTTGCCGGAGGATGAGAGCCCGCACGAGATTGCGGCGACGCTGCTGGCGTTTGGGTGTCGCGTGGAGTTGGGCCCTGGCGGAATGTTGGCGGCGAGCATTGGTGCGGATTGTCCGCGCGAGGGGATCGCGGAGTGGCTTGGCGGTTTGGCGGAGCAGGGTGCGATTCAGCTTGCTCCGGGCTACATGGCTTAG